The genomic segment GTCACGGTGACATTTGCACCATTATGTTTTTAATGGCGTTAACGGAAAAGACCggattgaatattttttaatgaaatatgagGTCTtagaacttttttaaaagatacgattactttgaaccaaatccctaaaagtagggaccaaatgatgtattgaacttaaaataaacatgaagTTTAATCAACGTGagatatatagtttattaattcTATTTACAAAAGTGATTGGAGATACGAAAAGAGTAATGATATAATGAtacacttttacatttatttgacagaaactacaaaaattaaatgataatataaatttaaatttttgtattgtttgaagaaaacagaaaaaaaaaaaagtaaagataatttcaaataaatttaaaataaaatgtatctAAAAGATTCAGGTAGGTGAGATCATGTTTTACTCGAAAAACAACCACACGTTATAAAGAGACAGAAACGATTACGCTGTCCAATTAAATTTTGCATACTACTTTATTGATTCATTTTCTTTCTGGAGTATTTAATAAGCAATGAAAGAAAACCTTGACTCACGCAATGGCTATACCTCTCGATCCAAATTCCAAACTCATCACAAAtatgaatttcattatttatatatagctGTCGAAAGTCACATTTAGGTTAAGACGTGTAATAAGCATGGCATCTTCTTCCTCCAAATTGACTCTGAAATTGCTTATCGATGCTAAGCGTGAGAAGGTCCTGTTCGCAGAAGCATCAAAAGCGGTTATAGACTTTCTCTTTAACTTGCTCTGCTTGCCCATCGGTACTGTCATAAGGATTCTCAACAAGAGTCAAATGGTTGGCAGCTTAGCCAATCTCTATGAAAGTGTTGAGAATCTGGATGAAACTTATATGCAACCAGACCAGAATAAGGATCTACTGTTGAAGCCAAGTGCCCCCATGTCTTCACGAATCTCTGGCCTTCTTCCTTCAGCTAATGACACTTCTTCCGACAACTCCTCGAATCTGTTCTATGGGTGCCCAGTTCACCTTGGTTATTACGTCGCCTTTGATAACACCGCTCTTTGTCCTGTTCAGTCTTGCAGGAGAACTATGGACACAGTATTGCGTGTTGTTGGTAAAAAGGATGCAAATGAAATTTCTGCCGAGAAGAGTGGTTTTGTGAAAGAGGTAGTAACTTACATGGTGATGGATGATTTAATAATTCAGCCCATGTCAAGCATATCAAGCCTTACTCTACTTAACAAATTCAACCTCAAAGAGGTTGGCGTCTTGCAGGAAAAGGTGGTCGAGTTGGACATGAACCAGgcatgttttgtttttaaaacatGAATATATCATTATCGCTCTTCATGTTTAAAATATCTgaatttaattctaatttaatatGCACGAAGTAAAGTGTTTCGTGAATCTCTTACACATGTTGGTGTTTTctccttttatttttgttagctAATAATGCATCATGGCTCATTAATTTATCTTCTTTATATTGTATAGGGTGTGAGTCTTCTGAAGGCTTCTTTGCAGTCGAAGACGGTTTTGACAGATGTTTTTCTCAAGAATCATTCTGCGCCATAGGGTTTCATACATTGTAATTAATAACGTCTTATTTTAAGTCAATATCCAATGCATGGAATTTTGGTTACTTATGGTTTATAGATTCTTAAATATTCATtgaaaatatcttaaaagtgatgtttaaatttaattcaattttataaaatcatttttaaaaattatatctgtacttatttatatattttaaattgatataaaaaatttcatatctttttcaaattaatgtatatatatcatACGTAAAACCTTGATTCAAATCCCAAACTCCTCATCAAGTTTAGATCTGTAAAAACAGTGTTGGTTAAACTTAAATTGACAGCTTTAATGAGTATTTAATGTGTTAATAGTTTTGAATATGAGTTTTTTTTGTTAAGAGATGTTGGTTTCACAAATTCAACTAAGCGAATAtggatttttttatcatatgcaaattttacaatatttctTTCAGTCctgattaatcattttatattatatattggtTAGGTAAATTGTGAAAAGTTTAGTTTTCTggttcatgttttttattttatttttttgtttggcTGTTTGAAACAGGGTGGGGATCTGCTCAAGGCTTATCCGGAGTCGAAGATGGTGTTGACAAGTGTTTTTATCAAGAACGGCACATCATTCCTTAAAATCAGTTTTCATTGTATTACATTTTGGTTTGGAAGTTTATGGCAACATTATGTTTCTGTgcttttcataattttatgttattaaaaCATTATGTTTGAAATTCGTTTACTCAGTCCTACAAAATGCGAGGAAAATAGTGTGGTTCATGGGtatccatttttattttcgCGTCCATTTAGATCTTCTCGAAATAATTTTGCAGAACTTCTTTACATGACATAttcattttaatctttatagACTGAAAAATCCGattccagttttttttttttggttttagtgATGTCATCCGTGTGttagtatattaaatttttctcATGTGTtattaaaacatcaaaattgaTGTTCATGAATGTATTTTGAACTAACAACATATACAATATATGGTTAGTAGTTCACTATGTACTAAGGTAAAATAACACATATCATGAGTCAA from the Vigna angularis cultivar LongXiaoDou No.4 chromosome 3, ASM1680809v1, whole genome shotgun sequence genome contains:
- the LOC108324843 gene encoding uncharacterized protein LOC108324843 produces the protein MASSSSKLTLKLLIDAKREKVLFAEASKAVIDFLFNLLCLPIGTVIRILNKSQMVGSLANLYESVENLDETYMQPDQNKDLLLKPSAPMSSRISGLLPSANDTSSDNSSNLFYGCPVHLGYYVAFDNTALCPVQSCRRTMDTVLRVVGKKDANEISAEKSGFVKEVVTYMVMDDLIIQPMSSISSLTLLNKFNLKEVGVLQEKVVELDMNQACFVFKT